A DNA window from Ornithodoros turicata isolate Travis chromosome 10, ASM3712646v1, whole genome shotgun sequence contains the following coding sequences:
- the LOC135369998 gene encoding uncharacterized protein LOC135369998 isoform X1 → MQSSAFPFWLLWCCCSWSLGATWPLNDDTEKQGRHAPTVTPEPCRQFERPSNGTPNTVCVADCENDGAARDVLACTTRREGCICQFSKGFVLNRAYHCIQRWMCDQMYEEAHGGGDAVRRGATF, encoded by the exons ATGCAGTCGAGTGCCTTTCCCTTTTGGCTCTTGTGGTGCTGTTGTTCATGGTCGCTTGGAGCGACATGGCCCCTGAATG atGACACTGAAAAGCAGGGACGACACG CGCCCACGGTCACACCAGAACCGTGCCGTCAATTTGAGAGACCGTCCAACGGAACTCCAAACACCGTATGTGTCGCTGACTGCGAGAACGACGGCGCCGCTCGTGATGTGCTCGCTTGCACGACGAGACGAGAAGGCTGCATATGCCAGTTCAGCAAAGGCTTTGTTCTTAATCGGGCATATCATTGCATTCAGAGATGGATGTGTGATCAAATGTATGAGGAGGCCCACGGCGGTGGTG ACGCAGTGCGTCGTGGCGCTACGTTCTAG
- the LOC135369998 gene encoding uncharacterized protein LOC135369998 isoform X2: MRSSVFPFWLLWCCCSWSLGAKWLRNDDAEKRGRNVPSVGSCPPFESVSDGSPSNECEADCADNGSAPDALACTTRTEGCVCHSSEDLVLNGGECIPIWMCDQIYDEAHDDGNAVHRGATS, from the exons ATGCGGTCGAGTGTCTTTCCCTTTTGGCTCTTGTGGTGCTGCTGTTCATGGTCGCTTGGAGCGAAATGGCTTCGGAATG ATGACGCTGAAAAGCGAGGACGCAACG TGCCTTCGGTAGGATCGTGCCCTCCATTTGAGAGCGTGTCCGACGGATCCCCGAGCAATGAATGTGAAGCTGACTGCGCGGACAACGGCTCCGCGCCTGATGCACTCGCTTGCACGACGAGAACAGAAGGCTGCGTATGCCATTCGAGCGAAGACCTTGTTCTTAATGGGGGTGAATGCATTCCGATATGGATGTGCGATCAAATATACGATGAGGCCCACGACGATGGAA ACGCAGTGCATCGTGGCGCTACGTCCTAG